A window from Flavobacterium gyeonganense encodes these proteins:
- a CDS encoding cation:proton antiporter produces the protein MELYYTFSVLIVLASFFAYLNLRFLKLPGTIGIMIIAMLVSVGIRLLGDSYFPATTKHFFDLIKEFDFNAILMGAMLNFLLFAGALHVNMSDLKEQKVPIMIYSTISVVLSALIISILLYYIAPILGIKIPYIFCLVFGTLISPTDPIVVLGVLKEAKVPKRIETKIVGESLFNDGVAVVMFAVVLKMATDPTFDATLGSITWLFIKEGIGGLLLGVVFGFTASKVMKKIDDYKVSVLITLSIVTGGFLVAQSLHVSSPLAMVVAGLIIGNYGKKVAMSEVTKDYLGKFWELIDEILNAVLFLFIGFELLLLPDLNKQLLTGFVAIFIVLFSRLTSIVLPWQFFDIFKFFGIRSAYNKGSLMVLVWGGIRGGVSIALVLSMPEGEYKNLLLEVTYIVVLFSIVVQGLTVGKLAKRVLEKE, from the coding sequence CTATTTAAACCTAAGATTTTTAAAACTTCCGGGAACGATCGGAATCATGATTATTGCGATGCTGGTTTCAGTAGGGATTCGTCTTTTAGGAGATTCTTATTTTCCTGCGACTACAAAACATTTTTTTGATTTGATAAAAGAATTTGATTTCAATGCGATTTTAATGGGCGCAATGTTGAACTTTCTTTTATTTGCAGGAGCACTTCATGTAAATATGTCTGATCTTAAAGAGCAGAAAGTTCCCATTATGATTTATTCTACTATAAGCGTTGTACTATCAGCTTTAATCATTTCAATCCTGCTTTATTACATCGCGCCAATTTTAGGAATAAAAATTCCTTATATATTTTGTTTAGTCTTCGGAACATTAATATCTCCAACTGACCCAATTGTGGTGTTGGGAGTTTTGAAAGAGGCTAAAGTCCCTAAAAGAATAGAAACCAAAATCGTTGGCGAATCTTTATTTAATGATGGAGTAGCAGTAGTGATGTTTGCGGTTGTTCTTAAAATGGCTACTGATCCTACATTTGATGCAACTTTAGGCTCGATTACCTGGTTATTTATCAAGGAGGGAATTGGAGGACTTTTATTGGGAGTTGTTTTCGGATTTACAGCATCGAAGGTTATGAAGAAAATAGATGATTATAAAGTTTCGGTTTTAATCACGCTTTCGATAGTAACAGGAGGGTTTTTAGTTGCCCAGAGCCTTCACGTTTCAAGTCCGCTGGCAATGGTAGTTGCGGGATTGATTATTGGGAATTATGGTAAAAAAGTAGCCATGAGTGAAGTTACTAAAGACTATCTGGGAAAGTTCTGGGAACTTATCGATGAAATACTAAATGCTGTTTTATTTTTATTTATTGGTTTTGAATTGTTATTGCTGCCAGATTTGAACAAACAATTACTAACAGGTTTTGTTGCCATTTTTATAGTACTTTTTTCAAGATTGACCTCTATAGTTTTGCCATGGCAATTTTTCGATATATTTAAGTTTTTTGGAATCAGATCAGCCTACAACAAAGGTTCTTTGATGGTTCTGGTCTGGGGCGGAATTCGCGGTGGAGTTTCAATTGCACTGGTGCTTTCTATGCCTGAAGGAGAATATAAAAACCTGTTGCTAGAAGTAACTTATATTGTCGTTTTATTTTCAATTGTTGTTCAGGGATTAACAGTTGGAAAACTGGCAAAACGGGTTTTAGAAAAAGAGTAA
- a CDS encoding SanA/YdcF family protein: MKKYLKIAFYLAIIGLITIISVNYHVKSSTKKYIHHSLRRFPKNDVGIIFGAGINGDQPSKYLKDRLDAGIRLYKAKRINKILLSGDNGREEYDELTVMKNYCYRHGVDTTKIFIDYAGFDTYSTLYRAKYIFKIKKATLISQKYHLNRAIYIGKQLGIKSVGYSANKGEYRGYEYVCFREYLSTFKSFFDVLRNREPHFLGNPININGPSNYSKEDKR, from the coding sequence TTGAAAAAGTATTTAAAAATAGCATTTTACCTTGCCATTATCGGATTGATTACAATTATTTCTGTAAACTATCACGTAAAATCATCTACCAAAAAGTATATTCATCATTCTTTGAGAAGGTTTCCTAAAAATGATGTTGGAATTATTTTTGGCGCCGGAATCAACGGGGATCAGCCCAGTAAATATCTTAAGGACAGACTCGATGCCGGAATCCGTTTGTACAAAGCAAAAAGAATCAATAAAATATTACTTTCAGGAGATAATGGCCGCGAGGAGTACGATGAATTAACAGTGATGAAAAACTATTGTTACCGACATGGAGTTGACACCACAAAAATTTTTATTGATTATGCCGGTTTCGATACCTATTCTACCCTGTACAGAGCGAAATATATTTTTAAAATAAAAAAGGCAACTTTAATCTCTCAAAAATATCATTTAAACAGAGCGATTTATATTGGAAAACAACTTGGAATAAAATCTGTTGGTTATTCTGCAAATAAAGGAGAATACCGCGGTTACGAATATGTCTGCTTCCGGGAATATTTATCTACTTTCAAGTCTTTTTTTGATGTTTTGCGAAATCGTGAACCACACTTTTTAGGCAATCCAATAAATATTAACGGTCCTTCAAATTATTCCAAAGAAGACAAACGATAA